Proteins from one Pleuronectes platessa chromosome 16, fPlePla1.1, whole genome shotgun sequence genomic window:
- the LOC128458755 gene encoding pleckstrin homology domain-containing family F member 2 — MMDKVTFERENSERIQAVESSFGPTRRLPFKQDRVLVGEGHLMKQGQRRTKMKAFFLFNDILVYGSMILNGRWHKNQKIIRLEDLQLEDMEDSERLTNQWLIRTRTKSFFLSASSFEEKRAWIDHIEECRAKMLQGGSCQPGSTFAVSWIPDKAAYKCMRCFTKFTPMNRRHHCRQCGFVVCNSCSSRRVVISHIHPKKKLRVCRLCHKRSTEEETSRPRKSSSEEDDVESSSGEENEYETMSSCVPSYWLDSHSGRWGDIGNYTAHTALLLPPGYM; from the exons ATGATGGACAAGGTAACATTCGAGAGGGAGAACAGCGAGCGGATCCAAGCCGTGGAGAGTTCGTTCGGTCCGACGAGGAGGCTCCCGTTCAAACAGGATCGGGTCCTGGTGGGGGAGGGCCACCTGATGAAGCAGGGCCAGCGGAGGACTAAGATGAAggccttcttcctcttcaatGACATCCTGGTGTACGGCAGCATGATCCTGAACGGCCGCTGGCACAAAAACCAGAAAATCATCCGCTTAG AGGACCTCCAGCTGGAGGACATGGAGGACAGTGAGCGTTTGACCAACCAGTGGTTGATCCGTACACGAACCAAGTCCTTCTTTCTGTCGGCCAGCTCATTCGAGGAGAAGCGGGCCTGGATCGACCACATTGAAGAGTGCCGAGCCAAAATGCTGCAGGGGGGCAGCTGCCAGCCTGGCTCCACCTTCGCTGTCTCCTGGATCCCGGACAAGGCCGCCTACAAATGCATGCGCTGCTTCACCAAATTCACACCAATGAACCGTCGACACCACTGCAGACAGTGCGGCTTCGTGGTCTGCAACTCGTGCTCCAGCAGGCGAGTGGTGATCAGCCACATCCACCCCAAGAAGAAGCTGAGGGTCTGCAGGCTTTGCCACAAGAGGAGCACAGAAGAAGAGACATCCCGCCCACGAAAGAGCAGCTCAGAGGAGGACGATGTGGAATCCTCCAGTGGTGAAGAGAACGAGTATGAAACGATGTCGAGCTGCGTCCCCAGCTACTGGCTCGACTCCCACAGTGGAAGGTGGGGAGATATCGGCAACTACACGGCCCACACGGCACTGCTGCTCCCCCCAGGCTACATGTAA
- the LOC128458780 gene encoding WW domain-binding protein 11: MGRRSTSSTKSGKFMNPTDQARKEARKRELKKNKKQRMMVRAAVLKMKDPRQIIKDMEKLDEMEFNPVQQQPLLNEKVLRDKRKKLRETFERIVRLYDRENPETYDELRKLELDYETKRGQLALYFDSVKNAESVEVDSIPLPDMPHAPSNIHIGDIPLPGAQPPSILKKGSTFGKGPLSTGPVLSTVPGVPRLPPGKKPPGPPPGPPPPQVLALYGIPSRRPYGTDAEPSIPGLEKDLMDLGRDRDSGSDSDRDREDGDDDDSDSEEDSEDERIEAGDGDVRMSVDRPDDERERDEDRDRNERHPSRSVRFAEVAPEVARDGKKKKKRLVKKTKAITPLQAMMLRMAGQAVPEDGEEEEVEEEYTDESDSSDIEDRGPPGDNQSHLMPNQRMPPPAGPVGQQGPPHLQGPPMTGPPPLGPPPAPPMRPPGPPSGPPPGPPPGAPPFLRPPGMPGSMRGPMPRLLPPGPPPGRPPGPPPGPPPGLPPGPPPRGPPPRLPPPAPPGIPPPPPRAGGPPRPLAPPLSLYPPLLNSNVLSAPPNIVPRQKGSGPGPDGSQGNMPPPSMPMRPGGMQMPPPPGTAGAGGNPGNNPPGHHHTATIEKRASITSVAAAGGSMAAGAGSGGATISAKPQIINPKTEVTRFVPTALRVRRDKGGAMQGAAPGPMERGGGGAGGRRGDDSRGEKQQATAAAMGYVHPSQMGAVSHPNMKTKDQVYEAFMREMEGLL, encoded by the exons ATGGGGCGACGTTCAACCTCCTCCACCAAGAGTGGGAAGTTTATGAATCCCACCGACCAGGCCA GAAAGGAGGCCAGGAAACGGGAGTTGAAAAAG AACAAGAAGCAGAGAATGATGGTGAGGGCTGCGGTGCTGAAGATGAAGGACCCCAGACAGATCATCAAGGATATGGAGAAGCTGGATGAGATGG AGTTCAACCCGGTTCAGCAGCAGCCGCTGCTCAATGAGAAGGTTTTGAGGGACAAGAGGAAGAAGCTCCGTGAGACGTTCGAACGCATCGTGCGTCTGTACGACCGAGAGAATCCTGAGACCTACGATGAGCTGCGCAAGCTGGAGCTGGACTATGAGACCAAACGAGGGCAGCTGGCTCTCTACTTCGATTCAGtcaag AACGCAGAGTCAGTGGAGGTCGACAGCATCCCTTTACCAGATATGCCTCATGCCCCCTCCAATATCCACATCGGGGACATCCCACTACCAGGAGCTCAGCCTCCTTCCATCCTGAAGAAGGGCTCCACTTTCGG TAAAGGTCCTCTCTCGACGGGACCCGTGCTGTCCACGGTGCCTGGTGTCCCACGTTTACCTCCAGGAAAGAAGCCCCCTGGCCCCCCACCCGGGCCTCCACCCCCACAGGTCCTGGCACTGTACGGCATCCCATCTCGACGACCGTACGGCACAGACGCCG AACCTTCCATTCCTGGTTTAGAAAAGGACCTGATGGACTTGGGAAGAGATCGGGATAGTGGCAGTGACAGCGACAGAGATCGGGAGGATGGGGACGACGACGACAGTGACTCTGAAGAGGACAGTGAAGACGAGAGAATCGAAGCCGGGGACGGGGACGTGAGGATGAGTGTGGACCGGCCGgacgatgagagagagagggacgaggatcgagacagaaatgaaaggcaTCCCA GTCGCAGTGTACGTTTCGCAGAAGTGGCCCCAGAAGTGGCCCGTGacggaaagaagaagaagaagcgtcTGGTGAAGAAGACCAAAGCCATCACCCCCCTGCAGGCCATGATGTTAAGGATGGCAG GTCAGGCAGTACCTGAGgacggagaagaagaggaggtagaggaggaataCACAGACGAATCCGACAGCTCAGACATCGAGGACAGGGGACCGCCAGGGGACAACCAGTCCCACCTCATGCCTAATCAGCGTATGCCCCCCCCTGCTGGGCCAGTGGGACAGCAAGGGCCCCCACACTTGCAAGGTCCACCAATGACTGGGCCGCCCCCACTGGGTCCCCCACCTGCTCCTCCGATGAGGCCTCCTGGTCCTCCCTCCGGCCCGCCGCCCGGCCCACCACCAG GTGCACCTCCCTTCTTGAGACCTCCTGGTATGCCTGGAAGCATGAGGGGTCCAATGCCTCGTCTTCTACCTCCTGGACCTCCACCAGGTCGACCTCCTGGACCTCCACCCGGCCCCCCTCCTGGCCTGCCTCCAGGCCCCCCACCACGTGGACCCCCTCCCAGACTACCACCCCCAGCCCCACCAG gcatcccacctcctcccccaaGAGCAGGAGGGCCCCCACGTCCACTCGcccccccactctccctctACCCTCCACTTCTCAACTCCAATGTGCTCAGTGCTCCTCCCAACATTGTTCCACGGCAAAAAGGCTCAGGACCCGGCCCGGACGGTTCACAGGGCAACATGCCACCCCCGTCCATGCCCATGCGGCCGGGTGGCATGCAGATGCCCCCTCCCCCGGGGACCGCTGGTGCAGGCGGCAACCCTGGCAACAACCCCCCCGGCCACCATCACACAGCCACCATCGAAAAACGAGCCAGCATTACCTCTGTGGCAGCCGCGGGGGGCAGCATGGCAGCGGGCGCCGGCTCCGGTGGGGCCACCATCTCTGCCAAACCCCAGATTATCAATCCGAAAACGGAGGTCACCCGCTTTGTGCCCACGGCGCTGAGGGTGCGTAGAGACAAGGGTGGAGCGATGCAAGGGGCCGCACCCGGGCCTATGGAGAGAGGCGGGGGTGGTGCAGGAGGACGGAGGGGAGATGACAGCCGGGGGGAGAAACAGCAGGCAACAGCTGCTGCAATGGGCTACGTCCACCCGTCCCAGATGGGTGCTGTGTCCCACCCCAACATGAAGACGAAGGACCAGGTGTATGAAGCCTTCatgagggagatggagggacTCCTCTGA
- the mgp gene encoding LOW QUALITY PROTEIN: matrix Gla protein (The sequence of the model RefSeq protein was modified relative to this genomic sequence to represent the inferred CDS: deleted 1 base in 1 codon), producing the protein MRSLLQFLALCAVASVCVCYESHESTESIEDLFVPPSRANSFISPQGGNVYNQPRGNGLNNYNLVRKFKSPAERRAETCEDYSPCRYYAYRHGSQQAYQRYFASRAQPQRPAPPPVRRY; encoded by the exons ATGAGGAGCCTCCTTCAGTTTCTGGCGCTCTGTGCAGTGGcgtctgtgtgcgtctgctATG AGTCTCATGAAAGCACAGAATCCATCGAAG ATTTGTTTGTGCCTCCGAGCCGAGCCAACTCCTTCATCTCACCACAGGGGGGCAACGTGTACAACCAGCCCCGAGGGAACGGCCTCAACAATTACAACCTCGTGAG GAAGTTCAAGTCCCCGGCGGAGCGGCGTGCTGAGACCTGTGAGGACTACTCC CCCTGCCGCTACTACGCCTACCGCCACGGGTCCCAGCAGGCCTACCAGAGGTACTTCGCCTCCAGGGCTCAGCCCCAGAGACCAGCGCCGCCCCCCGTCCGTCGGTACTAA
- the bglap gene encoding osteocalcin yields MKTLLVLVLCSLALAVHCVTDERANPVGDHPAEDDLFVEKEQASTVVRQKRAAAELTLTQLESLSEVCETNLACDEMMDTNGIIAAYTAYYGPIPY; encoded by the exons atGAAGACTCTGCTCGTCCTCGTTCTCTGCTCCCTGGCTCTGGCTGTCCACTGTGTGACCGACG AAAGGGCAAATCCTGTTGGTGACCACCCTGCTGAGGACG ACTTGTTTGTGGAGAAGGAGCAGGCGTCCACCGTGGTGAGACAGaagagagctgcagcagagttaACACTCACGCAGCTGGAGAG CCTGAGTGAAGTGTGCGAGACCAACCTGGCCTGTGACGAAATGATGGACACCAATGGAATCATCGCCGCCTACACCGCCTACTACGGACCCATCCCCTATTAG